Proteins encoded by one window of Hypomesus transpacificus isolate Combined female unplaced genomic scaffold, fHypTra1 scaffold_107, whole genome shotgun sequence:
- the dazap1 gene encoding DAZ-associated protein 1 isoform X5, protein MMQRNKGHEVEVKRAEPRDSKAPGQLGPSQWGPRGILSAANGWTAQPAQGWQQSYGPQGVWVSAGQPIGGYGPPLSAGRGAPAQPPSPFNAFLVTTTPTGGFGAPQGYPQQGYSTPPQFGYSFGTPQGDQYAPQGVPAPPTTPGSGPLGFAPATTPTQDMSKAPTGQPDFPYSQYGYGQDLTGFGHTFADPTQQTASYGAPAVQAAAGPQATATAFGRGQNHNVQGFHPYRR, encoded by the exons ATGATGCAGAGAAACAAAGGCCACGAG GTGGAAGTGAAAAGGGCTGAACCTCGGGATAGCAAAGCTCCTGGCCAGCTTGGACCTAGCCAATGGGGACCCAGAGGCATCTTGAGTGCAGCCAATGGTTGGACAGCACAACCTGCCCAAGGCTGGCAACAGAGTTATGGGCCCCAGG GAGTTTGGGTGTCAGCGGGCCAGCCTATAG GTGGGTACGGCCCCCCTTTATCTGCCGGTCGTGGAGCCCCTGCACAGCCCCCTTCACCATTCAATGCATTCCTGGTCACAACAACCCCGACAGGGGGCTTCGGGGCACCTCAGGGCTATCCGCAGCAAGGATACAGCACACCACCTCAGTTTG GGTACAGTTTTGGTACGCCTCAGGGTGACCAGTATGCGCCACAGGGAGTGCCTGCCCCTCCCACCACTCCGGGATCCGGGCCTCTAGGGTTCGCCCCTGCCACCACACCCACTCAGGACATGAGCAAAGCCCCCACGGGACAGCCCGACTTCCCCTACAGCCAGTATG GTTATGGTCAGGACCTTACTGGGTTTGGCCACACCTTTGCAGATCCTACCCAGCAGACGGCGTCATATGGGGCCCCTGCAGTACAAGCCGCTGCTGGACCCCAGGCCACAGCCACTGCTTTCGGCCGAGGACAGAATCACAACGTACAGGGCTTCCATCCATATCGACGCTGA